A window of Leptospira licerasiae serovar Varillal str. VAR 010 contains these coding sequences:
- a CDS encoding class I SAM-dependent methyltransferase: protein MDLSRQKIIQEECPLNGDCNWEPLYRSEFGDFDLPIQICKTCGFQAQFPRPEPESLYTEEYYTGNQEFTYRDERQTEKFDRYVWFARLKNISKFKSSGNFLDIGCSFGGFLECAKEKGFSPYGVEISPFSAKQAEARGFKVWQGQFLDVDLPENFFDVITLIEVIEHLENPKEVFNKLARLLKPGGLLLIQTANFDAWQAIDAGKKYHYYLPGHVYYYSAKMLRKILAIRGFERQITYLGVDFPLSAKLLKSRGSFSSWKDYLKWFRISFYHFKSKLSKKGIPLTSSMVHYAIKK, encoded by the coding sequence TTGGATCTTTCTCGCCAAAAAATAATCCAAGAAGAATGTCCTTTAAACGGGGACTGCAATTGGGAACCGTTGTACCGTTCCGAATTCGGTGACTTTGACCTTCCCATCCAAATTTGTAAAACCTGCGGCTTCCAAGCACAATTTCCCAGACCTGAACCTGAATCATTATATACGGAAGAATATTATACGGGTAATCAGGAATTCACATATAGAGACGAAAGGCAAACCGAAAAATTCGATAGATATGTTTGGTTTGCTCGTTTAAAAAACATTTCCAAATTCAAATCTTCGGGAAATTTCCTGGATATAGGTTGTTCTTTTGGCGGTTTTTTAGAATGCGCTAAAGAAAAAGGATTTTCACCCTATGGAGTGGAAATTTCTCCCTTCTCCGCCAAACAAGCGGAGGCGAGAGGTTTCAAAGTCTGGCAAGGCCAATTCTTAGATGTAGATCTTCCTGAAAATTTTTTCGATGTGATCACTTTGATCGAGGTGATAGAACATTTGGAAAATCCGAAAGAAGTATTTAATAAACTTGCGAGGCTCCTGAAGCCCGGCGGATTACTTCTCATACAGACCGCGAATTTTGATGCCTGGCAGGCGATCGATGCCGGCAAAAAATATCACTATTATCTGCCGGGACATGTGTATTATTATTCTGCAAAAATGCTTCGGAAAATTCTTGCCATACGAGGATTCGAAAGACAGATTACCTACCTCGGAGTGGACTTCCCTCTTTCCGCTAAACTTTTAAAATCCAGGGGAAGTTTCTCAAGCTGGAAGGATTATTTAAAATGGTTTAGGATCTCTTTCTACCATTTCAAAAGTAAACTTTCCAAAAAAGGGATACCGCTCACTTCTTCTATGGTGCATTACGCAATTAAGAAATGA
- a CDS encoding YhjD/YihY/BrkB family envelope integrity protein: MNSHPNTKYSRFFDYIPDAGLGRKLNFTVRVLAASAYRFAKDECLIKASGISYTTIVSLIPMLVVALSLLTITSGLDNRKEEIFDKINAFFLVSNINLDINPYLDTLGELIDAARQIGAIGFILLVFSATTVLRSLENSFNSIWRIEEKRSVLQEFVFYFFVLSIGPLLLVIGDNLAKKVTDVFRPPHYLSMDKDPENHIWIAGENGTLFRMDSGLKQDYYLDEKDIDLKNIRCLDSFGVRADFCEKPDISKENFVRVSIKDGKVYALSEKGLFLSKPVDGSVWTAIYFDNSNFKDFEYINEGNFYLIFSNGEVLHFFAQGRSYKPVFTNVLKIRANRVYFPEPYLGYIVDEDGNVWKSEDGGYTWNATKITGHGLKDIHRIKPEELFVTGERGSVFKTEDGGYSWKNLSHKRYTFTKVWSIENEESADIFLLDALGNILVSIDGGEHWNTFYIPAKGKVFASGLLDRSENGRFRLLNIGEYRKISLSEYKDVKYETIILQGGESVFSPYNILKFFFPLIGIWLFFLALFTLIPNTKVPIRASAWGAGFTSVIFLIFLYGFQVYITSFSETTMIVYKALASIPIFLIGVYSLSLIVLFGAEVTACVQYPERYYAPFQLIEEHHTAFSYEFRKLIGVLKAVYSVQKESKIAPRNGDLAVKSGLHAEEIPRLTKTLSEAGLLVETNESGAWLPVVSGEDLTLGDFYRRIPEPLLKEDPSFHVYPDKVREKMDKAETSLQKDLDAISFRDLID, translated from the coding sequence ATGAACTCTCATCCGAATACAAAGTATAGTAGATTTTTCGATTATATTCCGGACGCAGGCTTAGGAAGAAAACTAAACTTTACAGTCCGTGTCCTGGCGGCTTCCGCCTATCGTTTTGCCAAAGACGAATGTTTAATTAAAGCTTCCGGCATTTCTTACACTACCATCGTATCCCTGATCCCTATGCTCGTAGTGGCTCTTTCTCTTTTGACGATCACCTCCGGCCTAGACAATCGTAAAGAAGAAATATTCGATAAGATTAATGCGTTCTTCCTAGTTAGTAATATCAACTTAGACATCAATCCCTACCTGGATACTTTAGGAGAATTGATCGATGCAGCTAGACAGATAGGCGCTATCGGTTTTATTCTTTTAGTATTCTCCGCGACTACCGTGCTAAGGTCTTTAGAGAATTCCTTCAATTCTATCTGGAGGATAGAAGAGAAAAGATCTGTCCTGCAAGAGTTCGTATTTTACTTTTTTGTACTTTCTATCGGACCTCTACTTTTGGTGATCGGAGATAATCTTGCAAAGAAGGTAACCGATGTATTCCGTCCTCCTCATTATCTGAGCATGGACAAAGATCCAGAGAATCATATTTGGATTGCAGGAGAGAACGGAACACTCTTCCGAATGGATTCAGGTCTAAAACAGGATTATTATCTGGATGAAAAAGATATCGACCTCAAAAATATCCGTTGTTTGGATTCATTCGGAGTCAGGGCGGACTTTTGCGAAAAGCCGGACATTTCCAAAGAAAATTTTGTACGAGTTTCCATCAAAGACGGAAAAGTATATGCGCTCTCCGAAAAAGGCCTATTTCTTTCTAAACCCGTAGACGGCTCGGTATGGACTGCGATTTATTTCGATAATTCTAATTTTAAAGATTTCGAATATATCAACGAAGGGAATTTTTATCTAATCTTCTCCAACGGAGAAGTGTTACATTTTTTTGCCCAAGGAAGAAGTTACAAACCGGTATTTACGAATGTATTGAAGATCCGAGCAAATCGAGTTTATTTTCCGGAACCTTATCTCGGTTACATAGTAGACGAGGACGGGAATGTTTGGAAAAGTGAAGACGGCGGTTATACTTGGAATGCAACCAAGATCACCGGCCATGGCCTAAAAGATATTCATCGGATCAAACCAGAAGAACTTTTTGTAACAGGAGAAAGAGGTTCCGTTTTCAAAACGGAAGACGGAGGATACTCCTGGAAAAACCTAAGTCACAAAAGATATACATTTACTAAAGTCTGGTCCATAGAGAACGAAGAGTCTGCGGATATTTTCCTACTGGATGCTCTCGGAAACATCTTAGTCTCCATAGATGGAGGAGAACATTGGAATACTTTTTATATTCCGGCTAAGGGAAAAGTATTCGCTTCCGGCCTACTGGACAGAAGTGAGAACGGAAGATTCAGATTATTGAATATAGGTGAATATAGAAAGATCAGCCTTTCCGAATACAAAGACGTTAAATACGAAACAATTATCCTCCAAGGAGGAGAGTCGGTATTCTCACCTTATAATATTCTAAAATTCTTCTTTCCGTTGATCGGGATCTGGCTTTTCTTCTTGGCATTATTCACCCTGATCCCCAATACAAAAGTTCCGATCAGAGCCTCCGCCTGGGGAGCTGGATTTACTAGTGTGATCTTTTTGATCTTCCTGTATGGGTTCCAAGTGTATATTACATCCTTCTCCGAAACTACTATGATAGTGTATAAGGCGCTCGCTTCCATCCCTATCTTCTTAATCGGAGTATATTCTTTGTCATTGATCGTTTTGTTCGGAGCGGAGGTCACTGCCTGCGTCCAATATCCGGAAAGATATTACGCTCCTTTTCAATTGATAGAAGAACATCATACAGCATTTAGTTACGAATTCAGGAAGTTGATCGGAGTATTAAAAGCGGTCTACTCTGTCCAAAAAGAAAGTAAGATCGCTCCTCGAAACGGAGATCTTGCAGTAAAATCAGGACTTCATGCGGAAGAGATCCCAAGACTTACTAAAACGTTATCCGAAGCAGGATTACTTGTGGAAACAAACGAAAGCGGGGCTTGGTTACCCGTAGTCTCAGGCGAGGATCTGACTTTAGGAGATTTTTACAGAAGAATACCTGAGCCTCTTTTAAAAGAGGATCCTTCCTTCCACGTATATCCCGATAAAGTCAGGGAAAAAATGGATAAGGCGGAAACTTCTCTGCAAAAAGATCTGGATGCGATTAGTTTTAGAGACCTGATCGATTAA
- a CDS encoding fumarylacetoacetate hydrolase family protein, whose amino-acid sequence MARNYVRFEKDKQIDWAKFTEGKVYPLGLGDLDTRKFLEFSRTDNFNSASKSYNLSEVKLLSPISSPCQIVCQGANYRQHLIESGLDPDDKSYNLFFTKSDASLTSPMGEVIRPKLVKLLDYEIELGLVFGKSIDSYTEVNSQNISEYVAAIFMANDVSARDIQLPQLQWYKGKSYRTFLPAGPVLAVLEPRDFEILGSLELTLLVNDKVRQHDTISNLVFKPEETITELSNFCNISPGDVLLTGTPSGCALRAPGKMVQKIAGLLSERKKWELFVKGQSKRSQYLQPGDTIHSTIRTADRRIDLGDQFLKVVQGS is encoded by the coding sequence ATGGCGAGGAATTACGTACGTTTTGAAAAAGATAAACAGATAGATTGGGCAAAATTCACAGAAGGTAAGGTGTATCCTCTCGGACTAGGAGATTTGGATACACGAAAATTTTTGGAATTCTCCCGGACAGATAACTTTAATTCAGCATCCAAAAGTTATAATCTTTCGGAAGTAAAGTTGCTTTCTCCGATTTCTTCACCTTGTCAGATCGTCTGCCAGGGTGCGAATTATAGACAACATCTGATCGAGTCCGGACTTGATCCCGACGATAAGAGTTATAATCTTTTTTTCACCAAATCGGACGCATCGTTGACTTCTCCCATGGGGGAAGTGATCCGGCCTAAACTTGTCAAACTTTTAGATTATGAGATCGAGCTCGGCCTTGTTTTCGGCAAATCCATCGATTCTTATACGGAAGTAAATTCCCAAAATATATCGGAATATGTAGCCGCTATCTTTATGGCGAACGATGTATCGGCAAGAGACATACAACTTCCTCAATTGCAGTGGTATAAAGGAAAATCTTATCGGACTTTTTTGCCAGCGGGACCAGTGTTGGCCGTTTTGGAACCGAGAGACTTTGAAATATTAGGTAGTCTGGAACTGACCTTGCTTGTGAACGATAAAGTCAGACAACATGATACTATTTCCAATTTGGTATTCAAGCCGGAGGAAACAATCACTGAATTATCTAACTTTTGTAATATATCGCCTGGAGACGTTTTGTTAACAGGAACTCCATCAGGATGTGCTCTCAGGGCTCCCGGAAAGATGGTGCAAAAGATCGCGGGACTTTTATCAGAAAGAAAGAAATGGGAGCTTTTCGTAAAAGGGCAAAGTAAAAGATCCCAGTATTTACAGCCGGGGGATACGATTCATTCTACCATAAGAACAGCGGACCGGAGGATCGATCTGGGAGACCAATTCTTAAAGGTAGTTCAGGGATCCTGA
- a CDS encoding VOC family protein yields MKQLSSECPTRSKNPISKARDIAYVRLGRKNPELTAEYYKDFGLSRFELSENRILFHGFSSNLPCWSLEKADRDFLLGFGLYISSTQEFERLRLMDGAEVLPRGRFGPEYFPTVTIKDPSGLPVDVVLVPSSFEGKKKDKKCRDWNSDGKILRKNQPQPYDVGPAKVNRLGHAVFLKQEFLKNAQWYCDVFGMIPSDIQILPESKEPVIAFLRCDLGETLTDHHTIVIALGIDDRLEHCAFELEDLDEVAKGREWLLKRGWKPAWGIGRHILGSQIFDYQRDPSGMLVEHYTDGDKFDDTVPVGFHPISRESLYQWGQDMPEDFLDTELTLFKLIQLVKGLFSGRKIELRKLMELKKVAEQSPRSWIKY; encoded by the coding sequence ATGAAACAATTATCTTCCGAATGTCCTACAAGATCGAAGAATCCTATAAGTAAGGCTAGAGATATAGCTTATGTTAGGTTGGGAAGAAAAAATCCGGAATTGACGGCCGAATACTATAAGGATTTCGGGCTTTCTCGCTTTGAATTGTCTGAGAATAGGATTTTGTTTCATGGCTTTAGCTCCAATCTGCCCTGTTGGTCTTTGGAAAAGGCCGACAGGGACTTTTTGCTAGGATTCGGATTATATATATCTTCTACGCAAGAATTCGAAAGATTAAGACTTATGGATGGGGCGGAAGTCCTGCCTCGGGGAAGATTCGGCCCGGAATATTTTCCGACTGTAACGATTAAAGATCCTTCCGGTCTACCGGTAGATGTAGTATTAGTTCCTTCTTCTTTTGAAGGAAAGAAGAAGGATAAAAAGTGTAGAGATTGGAATAGTGATGGAAAGATATTACGTAAAAATCAGCCCCAACCATACGATGTGGGGCCTGCTAAAGTAAATCGATTGGGACATGCCGTTTTTTTAAAACAGGAATTTTTAAAGAATGCACAGTGGTATTGCGACGTGTTCGGTATGATCCCATCCGATATACAAATACTTCCGGAATCCAAGGAGCCTGTGATCGCTTTTTTAAGATGTGATCTGGGGGAGACACTTACGGACCATCATACTATAGTGATTGCCTTAGGCATAGACGATAGATTGGAACATTGTGCTTTCGAATTGGAAGATTTAGATGAAGTCGCTAAGGGAAGAGAATGGCTTTTGAAAAGAGGCTGGAAGCCAGCTTGGGGAATTGGAAGGCATATTTTAGGAAGCCAGATATTTGATTATCAGAGGGATCCGAGCGGTATGTTAGTAGAGCATTATACGGACGGAGATAAATTCGACGATACCGTTCCTGTTGGCTTTCATCCTATCAGCAGGGAAAGTTTATACCAATGGGGACAGGATATGCCTGAGGACTTTTTAGACACTGAGCTTACTTTGTTTAAGTTGATTCAGCTTGTAAAAGGATTATTTTCCGGAAGGAAAATCGAGTTGAGGAAGCTAATGGAGTTAAAGAAGGTCGCAGAACAATCTCCTAGAAGTTGGATTAAATATTAA
- a CDS encoding FAD-dependent monooxygenase: MREVEELEKPNVLIVGGGPVGVLTANLLGIEGIPVLLIDENPGILEIPRAISLDQDALRILQASGLGEEASQIMPSISYVEMISPYVGTLAKINSMGSMDGHPRLVSIYQPDLERLLRKGLERFDHVKLWSECTYITHTESDSEVIVKVKCNGTNYRISTGFLLGCDGAHSRIRENQGWRMKGSAYKEDWLILDVEDMPNVLDKVEFICDPKRPIAHVPGPGKSQRWEFLLRNGETREEMEKTEKVAELIRPWGELSSMNVQRKAVYRFQAKTAECMGKGRVFLLGDAAHLTPPFAGQGLVSGMRDSFNLAWKIASVLRKEASKDILSSYNLERKPHAKKMIRLAVFLGSIIMTRSRLAAFFRDFLMKFLSFTPARPYLSDLRLKPDNSFSKGLFLKKNTLKNSSISPGSVFPQAPLRSKKGNWELSDSLLGPNLCLVGYGVHPSGTLSRSCMEVWKKMGGRILYISNQQQTTGILSDSVEDVTSSFLKFFGGADRFAIVRPDKIVAAVFYGKEADDAILRFAEIYQGKMQ; the protein is encoded by the coding sequence ATGAGAGAAGTTGAGGAATTGGAAAAACCGAACGTTTTGATCGTAGGCGGGGGGCCGGTAGGAGTTCTGACAGCGAACTTATTAGGAATCGAAGGAATTCCAGTACTGCTGATCGATGAGAATCCTGGAATTTTGGAAATTCCAAGAGCCATTTCCCTAGACCAAGACGCTTTGAGAATTCTCCAGGCTTCCGGACTAGGAGAAGAGGCTTCTCAAATTATGCCCTCCATTTCCTACGTAGAAATGATCTCTCCTTATGTAGGAACACTGGCTAAGATCAACTCTATGGGATCTATGGACGGGCATCCTCGTTTGGTTTCCATTTATCAGCCGGACTTGGAAAGACTTCTAAGAAAGGGACTCGAAAGATTCGATCATGTAAAACTTTGGTCAGAATGTACGTATATAACTCATACAGAGTCCGATTCGGAAGTTATCGTAAAAGTAAAATGTAACGGAACTAATTATAGAATTTCGACAGGCTTTCTTTTAGGTTGCGACGGTGCTCATAGCCGGATCCGTGAAAACCAAGGATGGAGAATGAAAGGTTCTGCCTACAAGGAAGATTGGTTGATCTTAGATGTAGAAGATATGCCTAACGTTCTAGATAAGGTCGAATTTATCTGCGATCCAAAAAGACCTATTGCACATGTTCCCGGTCCTGGAAAATCCCAACGCTGGGAGTTTCTACTTCGGAACGGAGAAACTAGGGAGGAGATGGAGAAGACGGAAAAGGTTGCAGAACTCATTCGTCCTTGGGGAGAGCTCTCTTCTATGAATGTGCAGAGAAAAGCGGTTTATAGATTTCAGGCAAAGACGGCGGAATGTATGGGAAAGGGTCGAGTATTTTTGCTGGGAGATGCTGCTCATTTAACTCCTCCATTCGCCGGTCAGGGATTGGTGAGCGGAATGAGAGACTCCTTCAATCTTGCCTGGAAAATCGCATCAGTTTTACGTAAAGAAGCTTCGAAGGATATACTTTCCAGCTATAACCTGGAAAGAAAACCACATGCCAAAAAGATGATACGTTTGGCTGTTTTTTTGGGATCGATCATCATGACAAGAAGTAGGCTCGCCGCTTTTTTTAGGGATTTTTTAATGAAGTTCCTATCTTTTACTCCTGCTCGTCCTTATTTATCCGATCTGAGATTAAAACCCGATAATTCTTTCTCCAAAGGCCTATTCTTAAAGAAGAATACATTAAAAAATTCTTCCATTTCTCCCGGATCCGTTTTCCCCCAAGCTCCTCTCAGATCGAAAAAAGGGAATTGGGAATTGTCCGACTCTTTATTGGGCCCAAATCTCTGCCTCGTTGGTTACGGAGTCCATCCTTCTGGGACACTAAGTCGATCATGTATGGAGGTTTGGAAAAAAATGGGGGGACGAATATTATATATTTCGAATCAACAACAGACTACTGGGATTCTCTCGGATTCAGTTGAAGATGTAACTTCTTCTTTTTTGAAATTTTTTGGCGGAGCAGACCGATTCGCAATCGTTCGTCCTGATAAGATTGTCGCCGCAGTCTTTTATGGAAAAGAAGCGGACGACGCTATTTTAAGATTTGCAGAAATCTATCAGGGAAAAATGCAATGA
- a CDS encoding TetR/AcrR family transcriptional regulator — protein MASPPKKLPPKRERTRHQILKAALKLFARKDAGEASISDVIAEAEIANGTFYNHFKTKEELLEASSLTLIESLASEVETIMGDLDDPAERMALAGIYFFKKARMDSNWAWALIRIAAVTPRMSDMLLSYPLRDLQRGVSSGKFSIESTETALGLFVGSLHYGIRNILEGRAKNKLHDREMMTLVLRSYGVKPKTAKDLSSKGFERAWKED, from the coding sequence ATGGCCTCGCCACCCAAAAAACTACCCCCGAAAAGAGAGCGGACTCGTCACCAAATCCTAAAAGCGGCTCTCAAACTTTTCGCAAGAAAAGATGCTGGAGAAGCGTCCATCTCGGATGTGATCGCAGAAGCTGAAATCGCGAATGGAACCTTTTATAATCATTTCAAAACTAAAGAAGAACTTTTAGAAGCTTCCTCATTAACTTTGATAGAATCTTTAGCGTCCGAAGTGGAAACCATCATGGGAGATTTGGACGATCCCGCGGAAAGAATGGCGCTGGCGGGAATCTACTTTTTCAAAAAGGCAAGAATGGATTCAAATTGGGCCTGGGCACTTATCAGGATCGCTGCTGTGACTCCTAGAATGAGCGACATGCTTTTAAGTTATCCATTGAGAGATCTGCAAAGGGGGGTCTCATCAGGAAAATTCTCCATTGAATCAACGGAAACAGCACTCGGGCTTTTTGTTGGATCGTTACATTACGGGATCAGGAACATATTGGAAGGAAGAGCGAAAAATAAACTACACGATAGAGAGATGATGACCCTAGTGCTCAGAAGTTATGGAGTGAAGCCCAAGACCGCGAAGGACCTTTCTTCCAAAGGTTTCGAAAGAGCCTGGAAAGAAGACTGA
- a CDS encoding rod-binding protein has protein sequence MMIDKIQDYRSKLDLTERPEVQKLLREEKNLKPGQTFPDQLREEFNNTLSGKVSSSEVRMPHNIKEEIAADPYRKKLFDASGEFESMFVKMMLKEMKATVHKSGLIDGGYAEEIFEDMLYDEYSKNLSANSSLGLAEQIYQSLSSNLPPISKLDSKV, from the coding sequence ATAATGATAGATAAAATCCAAGACTATCGATCTAAATTGGATCTTACGGAACGACCGGAAGTACAGAAACTTTTACGTGAAGAAAAAAACTTAAAGCCTGGCCAAACTTTTCCGGATCAATTGAGAGAAGAATTTAACAATACTTTATCCGGAAAAGTTTCTTCCTCCGAAGTAAGAATGCCTCATAACATAAAAGAGGAAATTGCTGCAGACCCTTATCGCAAAAAGTTATTCGATGCTTCCGGCGAATTCGAATCCATGTTTGTGAAGATGATGTTGAAAGAAATGAAAGCCACAGTTCACAAGTCTGGGCTCATAGACGGCGGATATGCGGAAGAAATTTTCGAAGATATGCTCTATGATGAATATTCTAAGAATTTATCTGCGAATTCTTCTTTGGGGCTGGCAGAACAGATCTACCAATCTTTATCTTCTAATCTTCCGCCAATTTCTAAGCTGGATTCTAAAGTATAA
- a CDS encoding flagellar basal body P-ring protein FlgI: MKRIFFLFIIFSASLSAAEVRLKDLAKIEGIRDNQITGYGIVVGLPGTGDSKTPMTTESMKNYLKNLGVDANLKPEQTKNIASVLITANIPSYARKGDRLDVTVSSIGDAKSLEGGVLLQSPLKTANDKIYAVASGVISFGGKENSSGGLGRASKKTVGIVHAGAIVETELKEDFFSNQRVVIRLNSQDFSLMNNVINRIKETLPEKFGLKTESIQALTPSEIVIEVGPGFSAKSPGLLNLLSDLENITVESNPRAKVVINERSGVIVMGGNITIDEVAVARSGLSLSVADKNRRPTRLSGEKPPTKESFVIEEATQVSDVVEALNKVGASTKDIIAILEALKAAGALHAELEIQ; the protein is encoded by the coding sequence ATGAAAAGAATATTTTTCCTTTTTATAATATTCTCCGCATCACTTTCCGCAGCAGAGGTCCGCTTGAAGGATCTTGCCAAGATAGAAGGGATCAGAGACAACCAGATCACCGGTTATGGGATCGTAGTCGGACTTCCTGGAACGGGGGATTCTAAAACTCCAATGACCACAGAGAGTATGAAAAATTATCTCAAAAATCTGGGAGTGGATGCGAACCTAAAACCGGAACAGACTAAAAACATCGCATCCGTATTAATTACCGCTAATATCCCTTCTTATGCGCGTAAAGGAGATCGGTTGGATGTAACTGTTTCTTCTATTGGGGATGCAAAATCTTTGGAAGGCGGAGTCCTTTTACAATCTCCTTTGAAAACTGCAAACGATAAAATTTACGCTGTAGCAAGCGGTGTGATCTCTTTCGGCGGAAAAGAGAATAGCTCGGGCGGACTAGGCAGAGCTTCCAAAAAGACCGTTGGGATTGTCCACGCGGGTGCAATTGTAGAAACGGAATTGAAGGAAGATTTTTTTTCCAACCAAAGAGTGGTGATCCGTTTGAATAGCCAGGACTTCTCTTTGATGAATAACGTGATCAATCGTATCAAGGAAACTCTTCCGGAAAAATTCGGATTAAAAACGGAATCTATTCAGGCATTAACCCCTTCCGAGATTGTGATAGAAGTGGGCCCAGGATTTTCCGCAAAGTCTCCGGGACTTCTGAACCTTCTATCCGATCTGGAGAACATCACTGTTGAATCAAATCCTAGAGCAAAAGTAGTGATTAACGAAAGATCCGGTGTGATCGTAATGGGTGGGAATATCACGATCGACGAGGTTGCCGTTGCAAGATCAGGTTTAAGTCTTTCCGTCGCGGACAAGAACAGAAGACCAACAAGACTGAGCGGAGAGAAGCCTCCTACAAAAGAATCTTTCGTGATAGAGGAGGCCACTCAAGTCTCCGATGTAGTGGAAGCATTGAACAAAGTAGGAGCTTCTACAAAAGACATTATTGCAATTTTAGAAGCATTGAAGGCCGCGGGCGCACTTCATGCGGAACTGGAGATACAATAA
- a CDS encoding flagellar basal body L-ring protein FlgH: MIRSLKFLLPLLFLSGMIALFAQDLSQWQDKNPYSRSQNLRVGSTIFVKLKEGFTAEFEIESAADENITIKAVPDKKVIPDNPTYNTDRTIVRKNKGKIKSLGKLKGNLTAVVTAVDANTGLLTLQGQRSSTYNGEPSQVLLTGRLSPEFIARDNSVDADRIADLLIQFTGRIEPKNLQPPITLKTINNPDGTVTVKAELSEEEKQRYILEQLNRLLGESK, from the coding sequence ATGATCCGAAGCCTGAAATTTTTACTCCCACTTTTATTTTTATCCGGAATGATCGCTCTATTCGCACAGGATCTTTCCCAATGGCAAGATAAAAACCCTTACTCCAGAAGCCAAAATCTAAGAGTAGGGTCTACTATATTCGTAAAATTGAAAGAAGGTTTTACGGCGGAGTTTGAGATTGAATCTGCCGCGGATGAGAATATTACCATCAAGGCTGTGCCAGATAAAAAAGTGATCCCTGATAATCCTACTTACAATACGGATCGTACGATCGTTCGTAAGAATAAAGGTAAGATCAAATCTCTCGGAAAATTAAAAGGAAATCTGACTGCAGTTGTTACCGCTGTGGACGCTAATACCGGGCTTTTAACCTTGCAAGGACAACGTTCCTCCACTTATAACGGAGAACCTTCCCAAGTCCTATTGACAGGCAGATTATCTCCTGAATTTATCGCGAGAGATAATTCCGTGGATGCGGATCGGATCGCGGACCTGCTGATCCAGTTTACGGGAAGAATAGAACCTAAAAATCTACAACCTCCTATTACTCTAAAAACAATTAATAACCCTGATGGTACCGTGACCGTTAAAGCGGAACTTTCGGAAGAAGAAAAACAAAGATATATTCTGGAACAGTTGAACCGATTGTTGGGAGAGTCTAAATGA
- the flgA gene encoding flagellar basal body P-ring formation chaperone FlgA has translation MSFRFYILFCALIGLFVSGLGKIEGMEAVYLRGKLLTQKKEVLLSEIAKLPDGMKDRVVLKNLNAPVVIRPENLKEVLAGIPVSGKETLVLPLDSELDPEDLEESLKKEVSKLPQDGEGEYRISYLSGERLVPSQGVELKWAGLPQVIHPGQIVASLDFYFESRKVHTQRIKFKLERRTNALFAKKEIRKGQKLQADDLEERTVYMEESFTDGISSKDIGSTALKDLQTGELLRKKQFRFLFDVQRGGDVNLVYTKGNLVVKSKTKALSSGNIGEIVDVSSHSKEGKISARVVEKGTVLLEN, from the coding sequence ATGAGCTTTCGCTTTTACATCCTATTCTGCGCCTTAATCGGACTTTTTGTGTCCGGTTTGGGCAAGATAGAAGGAATGGAAGCGGTATATTTACGCGGAAAACTTTTAACCCAAAAGAAAGAAGTTTTATTATCCGAGATCGCAAAACTTCCGGACGGGATGAAAGATAGGGTCGTATTAAAAAATTTGAATGCTCCTGTCGTTATCCGTCCTGAAAATCTGAAGGAAGTCCTGGCAGGTATCCCTGTTTCCGGAAAAGAAACCTTAGTTTTACCTTTGGATTCCGAATTGGACCCGGAAGACTTAGAGGAAAGTTTGAAAAAAGAAGTTTCTAAACTTCCTCAAGATGGAGAAGGGGAGTATAGAATTTCGTATTTGAGCGGAGAACGATTAGTTCCAAGCCAAGGCGTGGAATTAAAATGGGCGGGACTTCCGCAAGTAATCCATCCGGGACAGATCGTCGCTTCTTTGGATTTCTACTTCGAGAGTAGAAAGGTGCATACCCAAAGGATCAAATTTAAATTGGAAAGAAGAACGAACGCACTCTTTGCCAAAAAAGAGATCCGCAAGGGACAAAAACTGCAAGCAGACGATCTTGAAGAAAGAACTGTCTATATGGAAGAATCTTTTACGGACGGAATTTCCAGTAAGGATATAGGTTCCACAGCGCTAAAAGATCTGCAAACAGGGGAACTTCTCCGTAAAAAACAATTTAGGTTCCTATTCGATGTACAAAGAGGCGGGGATGTGAACCTTGTCTATACAAAGGGAAACCTAGTAGTAAAGTCCAAGACAAAAGCATTAAGTTCCGGTAATATAGGAGAGATCGTCGATGTTTCTTCCCATTCTAAAGAGGGAAAAATTTCCGCCAGAGTAGTGGAGAAGGGTACTGTCCTTTTAGAGAATTAA